In Candidatus Epulonipiscium viviparus, one DNA window encodes the following:
- a CDS encoding GTP pyrophosphokinase — protein sequence MYTVNLKQTLIPYGQAVEELKLKFKALRQSFIANEEYSPIEFVTGRVKKVASIIDKAKRKNIPFDKIEELIEDIAGIRIMCQFEEDINTVISLIKQRHKKDLFVIKERDYITNMKPSGYKSYHIIIRYPIQTPQGEKQILAEIQIRTLAMNFWATIEHSLRYKYKQNMPADIQNRLNKAAMAAYKLDEEMAQIREEVLKSQKGFVEEATVIGDIFNNIQNLADKHTAENMNGIYETFWKLWEENDINKLKEFDKNLLHSLSEK from the coding sequence ATGTACACAGTAAATTTAAAACAAACACTAATTCCATATGGGCAAGCTGTAGAAGAATTAAAACTTAAATTTAAAGCATTAAGACAAAGTTTTATAGCCAACGAAGAATACTCACCTATAGAATTTGTAACAGGACGAGTCAAAAAAGTTGCTAGTATAATAGATAAAGCAAAACGCAAAAATATACCATTTGATAAAATCGAAGAATTAATAGAAGACATTGCCGGAATACGAATAATGTGTCAATTTGAAGAAGATATTAACACAGTTATATCTTTGATAAAACAACGACATAAAAAGGATTTATTTGTTATAAAAGAAAGGGATTACATAACAAATATGAAACCCAGCGGATATAAAAGTTATCACATAATTATTAGGTATCCTATACAAACACCACAAGGTGAAAAACAAATTTTGGCTGAAATACAAATTCGAACACTAGCAATGAACTTCTGGGCAACAATAGAACACTCGCTTCGATACAAATATAAGCAAAATATGCCCGCAGATATACAAAATCGATTGAATAAAGCAGCAATGGCCGCATATAAACTAGATGAAGAAATGGCACAGATTAGAGAAGAAGTTTTAAAATCGCAAAAAGGATTTGTGGAAGAAGCAACAGTAATAGGGGACATTTTTAATAATATACAAAACTTAGCTGATAAACATACCGCCGAAAATATGAATGGTATCTACGAAACATTTTGGAAACTCTGGGAAGAAAATGATATTAATAAACTAAAAGAATTTGATAAAAACTTACTCCATTCTCTATCTGAAAAATAA
- the topA gene encoding type I DNA topoisomerase codes for MANNLVIVESAAKVATISKFLGKSYKVEASIGHVRDLPKSQLGIDVDNDYEPKYITIRGKGELIQKLRKEAKNAKCIYLATDPDREGEAIAWHLYFALRLEGKIVKRITFNEITEVAVKDALKHPRDINLDLVDAQQARRILDRLVGYKISPILWKKIRKGLSAGRVQSVTLRLICDREKEITEFIEQEYWSVKALFKMSKTKGFEATLEKINNKKFELKNEIDTQKVIDECAHNNFIVLKCKNGEKIKNSPLPFTTSTMQQEAAKQLGYSTQKTMNIAQQLYEGIKIEKEQVGIVSYIRTDSTRISESASLAAKEYIINIFGENYLKQNEKNNKKSKNIQDAHEAIRPTYLEKNPASLKEYLSRDQYRLYNLIYNRFLASQMKEASFITHSIKIQNGKYTFGASYQKEKFDGFLKIYKEADEEKSSKEITVVEGEELTLIKIDKNQHFTKPKARYQEASLVKTLEENGVGRPSTYAPTITTLLARGYITKEQKVLYPTDLGEIVNNIMLNYFDEIVDVEFTAQLERILDEIAMGNIEWKEIIKAFYPNFDKTVKKAEEEIKNIDVTEVTNIPCEKCGTNLVVRYSKYGKFFGCPNFPECTFSKPWFEPIGVKCPLCGGEVILKKSKKGRIYYGCENNADDKCSFISWQRPTGELCPICGDILVEKGKNKKIVCVNETCNYGKENKTKKE; via the coding sequence GTGGCTAATAATTTAGTAATTGTGGAATCTGCTGCAAAGGTTGCTACCATTAGCAAATTTTTAGGAAAGTCATATAAGGTTGAAGCATCTATAGGACATGTTAGAGATTTACCTAAAAGTCAGTTAGGAATAGATGTTGACAATGATTATGAACCTAAATATATTACAATCAGAGGGAAAGGCGAACTTATACAAAAACTTAGAAAAGAAGCAAAGAATGCAAAATGCATCTATTTGGCCACAGACCCAGATAGAGAGGGTGAAGCTATTGCTTGGCATTTATATTTTGCATTGCGATTGGAGGGTAAGATTGTTAAAAGAATAACTTTTAATGAAATTACAGAAGTTGCTGTAAAAGATGCTCTTAAACACCCTCGAGATATAAATTTAGATTTGGTAGACGCTCAGCAAGCAAGACGAATTTTAGATAGATTGGTAGGTTATAAAATTAGCCCTATATTGTGGAAAAAAATTCGCAAAGGGCTTAGTGCAGGACGAGTACAATCGGTTACTTTACGACTGATTTGCGATCGAGAAAAAGAAATTACAGAATTTATAGAACAAGAATATTGGTCTGTAAAAGCTTTGTTTAAAATGAGTAAAACAAAGGGCTTTGAAGCTACATTAGAAAAAATTAATAACAAAAAATTTGAACTTAAAAATGAAATTGATACTCAAAAAGTTATAGATGAATGTGCACATAATAACTTTATAGTTTTAAAGTGTAAAAATGGAGAAAAAATTAAAAATTCGCCACTTCCATTTACAACAAGTACTATGCAACAAGAAGCAGCAAAGCAATTAGGATATTCAACTCAAAAAACTATGAATATCGCTCAGCAACTATATGAAGGAATTAAAATCGAGAAAGAACAAGTAGGTATAGTATCTTATATTCGTACCGATTCTACTAGAATTTCGGAATCTGCTTCTCTTGCAGCAAAAGAATATATTATCAATATTTTTGGAGAAAACTATCTAAAACAAAATGAAAAAAACAATAAGAAATCTAAAAATATCCAAGATGCTCACGAAGCGATTAGACCAACGTATTTAGAAAAAAATCCCGCAAGCCTAAAAGAATATTTATCTCGTGACCAATATAGGTTATATAATTTGATTTATAATAGATTTTTAGCGAGTCAAATGAAAGAAGCATCATTTATAACGCATTCTATTAAAATTCAAAATGGAAAATATACTTTTGGAGCCAGCTACCAAAAAGAAAAATTTGATGGATTTTTGAAGATATATAAAGAAGCAGATGAAGAAAAAAGTTCTAAAGAAATTACTGTTGTAGAAGGTGAAGAGTTGACTCTTATTAAAATTGATAAAAATCAACATTTCACTAAACCCAAAGCAAGATATCAAGAAGCATCATTAGTTAAGACATTAGAAGAAAACGGAGTTGGTAGACCAAGCACTTATGCTCCTACAATCACCACTCTGCTAGCAAGAGGGTATATCACAAAAGAGCAAAAAGTATTGTATCCTACTGATCTTGGAGAAATTGTTAATAATATAATGCTCAATTATTTTGACGAAATAGTAGATGTTGAATTTACCGCTCAACTTGAAAGAATACTCGATGAAATTGCCATGGGAAATATTGAATGGAAGGAAATCATCAAAGCATTTTATCCTAATTTTGATAAAACAGTAAAAAAAGCCGAAGAAGAAATTAAAAATATCGACGTTACCGAAGTAACTAATATTCCTTGCGAAAAATGTGGCACAAATTTGGTAGTACGGTATAGTAAATATGGCAAATTTTTTGGTTGCCCTAATTTTCCAGAATGCACATTTTCAAAACCCTGGTTTGAGCCTATCGGAGTTAAGTGTCCTTTATGTGGCGGAGAAGTGATTTTGAAAAAAAGTAAAAAAGGTAGAATTTATTATGGTTGCGAGAATAATGCAGATGATAAATGCTCTTTTATATCTTGGCAAAGACCTACTGGAGAGCTCTGTCCTATTTGTGGTGATATTTTGGTTGAAAAGGGTAAGAATAAAAAAATTGTATGTGTCAACGAGACTTGTAATTATGGCAAGGAAAACAAAACGAAAAAAGAGTGA
- the dprA gene encoding DNA-processing protein DprA: MNEDVYSIWLSSISVSSNIKIKILEEIGSFRSIYYLRKQDYLSFGLTETQAQKFIEAQDKIDKSAEILEYTQQNNIDVINIAQKEYPLSLNHINEPPLVLYGRGNKSSLHELSIAVVGSRKCSEYGFFTAKKFAQELAEMGICVVSGLAMGIDAAAHQGALSVKQRTVAVLGSRIDACYPAENSLLYNQILNQEGYIISEYAPGYQTKLYNFSRRNRIISGLSLGVLVVEAAYKSGALITAHNALIQGKSVFAVPANLGSGYGSGSNELIQQGAKLVQNVQDIIDDFPYYIRIKLKTSLTENLLDEKFSLDKNESLVYDCLSWQTAKSFSELEKVTTLSSDQLNRILVKFEIIGVVSRIPGNRYIKNR, encoded by the coding sequence ATGAATGAAGATGTATATAGTATTTGGCTAAGTTCCATTTCCGTTAGTTCAAATATAAAAATAAAAATATTAGAAGAGATCGGTAGTTTTAGGTCAATATATTATTTAAGGAAACAGGATTATCTGTCTTTTGGATTAACAGAAACTCAAGCACAAAAGTTTATCGAAGCACAAGATAAGATAGATAAATCAGCCGAAATATTAGAATATACACAACAAAATAACATCGATGTTATCAATATAGCACAAAAAGAATATCCTCTATCTTTAAATCATATAAATGAACCTCCGCTCGTATTATATGGTAGAGGAAATAAAAGTTCTTTACATGAACTCAGCATAGCTGTTGTTGGTTCTAGAAAATGCTCAGAATATGGATTTTTTACAGCAAAAAAATTTGCTCAGGAATTAGCTGAAATGGGAATATGTGTTGTAAGCGGATTAGCTATGGGCATAGATGCCGCGGCTCATCAGGGCGCTTTGTCGGTCAAGCAGCGCACTGTTGCTGTACTCGGATCTAGAATTGATGCTTGTTATCCAGCAGAAAATAGTTTATTATATAATCAAATTTTAAATCAAGAAGGATATATTATTTCAGAATATGCTCCTGGATATCAAACAAAATTATATAATTTTTCAAGACGAAACCGTATAATTAGCGGATTAAGTTTGGGGGTTTTAGTAGTAGAAGCGGCATATAAAAGTGGAGCATTAATAACTGCACACAACGCCCTAATTCAAGGAAAGTCTGTCTTTGCAGTTCCAGCTAATTTGGGATCTGGTTATGGATCTGGTTCTAACGAATTAATTCAACAGGGTGCAAAACTAGTTCAAAATGTTCAGGATATAATAGATGATTTTCCTTACTATATTAGAATTAAATTGAAGACTAGTTTAACCGAAAATCTTTTAGATGAAAAATTTTCACTTGATAAAAATGAAAGTTTAGTTTATGATTGTCTAAGTTGGCAAACAGCAAAATCATTCAGTGAGTTAGAAAAAGTCACTACATTAAGTTCAGACCAACTTAATAGAATATTAGTAAAATTTGAAATAATAGGAGTGGTTTCTAGAATACCGGGGAATAGATATATTAAGAATAGATAA
- a CDS encoding ABC transporter permease, whose translation MARYIAKRLVSMVITLIIISSLTFSLMHAIPGSPFTRDRALPPEIEAALMEKYGLDDPLWKQYLNYVGNVVQGDLGVSMQKIGVSVNDMIEQGLPVSAKVGIVAVIVILALGIPIGMISALKQNTVTDHIVMFIATIGIAVPSFVIGTFIMYIFGEKLKLIPAGGLDGPSSYIGPVIALAGFSLAYVTRLMRSSMLEVLRQDYIRTAKANGLSQIRVIGKHALKNALIPVITYVGPMVASILTGSFVIERIFALPGIGKYFTESVTNRDYTVIMSITLFYAAIYIFMVLLVDIAYAFIDPRIKFND comes from the coding sequence ATGGCACGATATATAGCAAAAAGACTTGTATCCATGGTTATAACACTAATTATTATTAGTAGTTTAACGTTTTCACTTATGCATGCTATTCCTGGCAGTCCATTTACAAGAGATAGAGCATTGCCACCAGAAATAGAAGCCGCACTTATGGAAAAATACGGGTTGGATGATCCGCTGTGGAAACAGTATCTCAATTACGTTGGTAATGTTGTTCAGGGTGATTTGGGAGTTTCAATGCAAAAGATAGGTGTTTCGGTAAATGATATGATCGAACAAGGTCTTCCGGTTTCGGCCAAAGTAGGTATTGTTGCGGTAATAGTAATTTTAGCTTTGGGAATTCCAATAGGAATGATTTCTGCACTCAAGCAAAATACTGTGACAGATCATATTGTTATGTTTATAGCGACGATTGGTATCGCAGTCCCCAGCTTTGTTATTGGAACATTTATAATGTATATCTTTGGTGAAAAACTTAAGCTAATTCCTGCAGGAGGACTTGATGGACCTAGCTCATACATAGGGCCGGTTATTGCGCTTGCTGGATTTTCGCTTGCATATGTAACCAGGCTGATGCGTTCGAGTATGCTAGAAGTATTGCGTCAAGATTATATAAGAACAGCCAAAGCAAATGGTCTAAGTCAAATAAGAGTTATCGGAAAGCACGCACTAAAAAATGCGCTCATTCCAGTCATAACTTATGTAGGGCCAATGGTCGCAAGTATTTTAACGGGATCATTCGTTATTGAAAGAATATTTGCACTTCCTGGAATCGGAAAGTATTTCACTGAGAGTGTTACAAATCGTGACTATACAGTAATCATGAGTATCACATTATTCTACGCCGCTATCTATATCTTTATGGTACTTCTTGTTGATATCGCGTATGCGTTTATAGATCCTCGTATTAAATTTAATGATTAG
- the rho gene encoding transcription termination factor Rho, whose protein sequence is MEIQQMTLLELREYARKHDIRNISKLKKNELLELLLTNQNTLENNMDQDFDKSDITDDSDVTLKIDKAEEKLDSEKYLSQEVVRVKGAGILELMADGYGFLRAQNFMRGENDIYVSNSQIRRFNLKTGDWVEGDVRTPKEGEKAGGLLYVHKVNQDAPEKAKLRPNFENLIPVHPSSRLTLEYDSEVISTRIIDLIAPIGKGQRGLIVAPPKVGKTILLKQIANAITHNHPTVSLIVLLIDERPEEVTDIRRSIEGVDVEVIASTFDEPPEHHKQVVEMVLERAKRMVEQGKDLVILLDSITRMTRAYNLVTTPSGRTLSGGLDPASLYMPKKFFGAARKIENGGSLTILGTALTETGSKMDDVIFEEFKGTGNMELVLDRSLSEKRIFPAIDIYKSGTRRDDLLLSKDELNSVIQIRKELSRGNITETTDRIIKLFENNKTNIECIEAINSKDE, encoded by the coding sequence TTGGAAATACAGCAGATGACGCTGCTCGAACTTCGAGAATATGCACGAAAACACGATATTCGCAATATTAGTAAACTTAAAAAAAATGAGTTACTAGAACTATTGCTTACAAATCAAAATACATTAGAAAACAATATGGATCAAGACTTTGATAAGTCAGATATTACAGATGATTCAGACGTTACATTAAAGATTGATAAGGCAGAGGAAAAACTAGACTCCGAAAAATACTTATCCCAAGAAGTTGTTCGAGTAAAAGGGGCGGGTATTTTAGAATTAATGGCTGATGGATATGGATTTTTGAGAGCGCAAAATTTTATGCGTGGTGAAAATGATATCTATGTATCGAATTCACAAATTCGTCGCTTTAATTTAAAAACTGGAGATTGGGTTGAGGGAGATGTACGAACACCAAAAGAAGGCGAAAAAGCTGGGGGGCTGTTGTATGTGCACAAAGTAAATCAAGATGCACCAGAAAAAGCAAAGTTGCGACCCAATTTTGAAAATCTTATTCCTGTTCATCCATCAAGCCGTTTAACTCTTGAATATGATAGTGAAGTTATATCAACTAGAATCATTGATTTAATTGCACCCATAGGAAAAGGTCAGCGCGGATTGATTGTTGCCCCTCCCAAAGTAGGAAAAACAATCTTGCTTAAACAGATTGCAAATGCCATAACTCATAATCATCCTACAGTATCACTTATAGTATTATTAATAGATGAACGTCCAGAAGAAGTAACCGATATACGTCGAAGCATTGAAGGTGTTGATGTAGAAGTTATTGCATCTACATTTGACGAACCACCAGAGCATCATAAACAAGTAGTAGAAATGGTTCTCGAGCGTGCAAAGCGAATGGTTGAACAAGGCAAGGACCTAGTGATTTTACTAGATAGTATTACAAGAATGACCAGAGCCTACAATCTTGTAACAACACCAAGTGGCAGAACTTTATCGGGTGGATTGGATCCTGCTTCACTATATATGCCCAAGAAATTTTTTGGAGCTGCTAGAAAAATTGAAAATGGTGGCAGTCTCACAATTTTAGGAACTGCATTAACTGAAACAGGCTCTAAGATGGATGATGTAATTTTTGAAGAGTTTAAAGGTACAGGAAATATGGAATTAGTGCTCGATAGAAGCTTGTCAGAAAAACGAATTTTTCCAGCAATAGATATTTATAAATCTGGAACCAGAAGAGATGATTTGCTTTTATCAAAAGATGAGCTCAATTCTGTGATTCAAATTAGAAAAGAATTATCTCGAGGAAATATTACAGAAACTACAGATAGAATTATAAAATTGTTTGAAAATAATAAAACAAATATTGAGTGTATTGAAGCAATAAATAGCAAAGATGAATAA
- a CDS encoding formate--tetrahydrofolate ligase, protein MSDLDIAQAATMLPITDIAAKIGIAAEDIEQYGKYKAKIANSIYNKVKDNQNGKLILVTATNPTPAGEGKTTITVGLGQALSKLGKNAIIALREPSLGPCFGIKGGAAGGGYSQVVPMEDINLHFTGDIHAVGACNNLLCAMIDNHIHQGNELGIDPATITFKRCVDLNDRVLREIIVGLNSQANGVIRQDGFMITVASEVMAILCLANDLEDLKTKLGNIMIGYTYDKKPIYAKNLKAQGAMATLLKDAINPNLVQTLENTPVLMHGGPFANIAHGCNSIRATTLAMKLCDITVTEAGFGADLGAEKFMDIKCRQANIAPDAVVLVTTIRALKYNGGVKKDLTTENLNALHKGSENLKRHIHNLKQFGVPVIVTLNAFVTDTAAEIDAVEEICKMLNTKFCVSKVWELGGEGGLDLANAVVDVLENEPADFRFLYDDSTSIIDKITKIATNIYGASAIKIDSSAKKEIAKIEELGFSHLPVCIAKNQYSFSDNAKSLGAPTEFITTVKEIRLSAGAGFVVALTGNVMTMPGLPKIPSAEKIDIDKNGVVTGLF, encoded by the coding sequence ATGAGTGATTTAGATATCGCACAAGCAGCAACTATGCTACCTATTACAGATATCGCAGCAAAAATCGGTATTGCAGCAGAAGATATTGAACAATATGGAAAGTATAAAGCAAAAATTGCAAACAGTATCTATAATAAAGTAAAAGATAATCAAAATGGCAAACTTATTTTAGTAACAGCCACAAATCCAACTCCAGCTGGGGAAGGCAAAACTACAATTACAGTCGGGTTAGGTCAAGCACTGAGTAAATTAGGCAAAAATGCTATAATCGCTTTGAGAGAACCATCACTTGGACCTTGTTTTGGAATTAAAGGTGGAGCTGCAGGTGGTGGATACTCTCAGGTCGTACCTATGGAAGATATAAATCTACATTTTACCGGTGACATACACGCAGTAGGAGCATGTAATAACCTGTTATGTGCCATGATTGATAATCATATTCACCAAGGCAATGAGCTAGGAATCGATCCTGCAACCATCACTTTTAAGAGGTGTGTTGATTTAAACGATAGGGTTTTACGTGAAATAATAGTAGGTCTAAATTCGCAGGCAAACGGAGTCATTAGGCAAGACGGATTTATGATCACCGTTGCTTCTGAAGTGATGGCTATTTTATGCTTAGCAAATGATTTGGAAGATTTGAAAACCAAACTTGGTAATATAATGATAGGATACACCTACGATAAAAAGCCAATTTATGCAAAAAATTTAAAGGCCCAAGGAGCAATGGCAACTCTTCTCAAAGATGCAATAAATCCTAATCTTGTTCAAACTTTGGAAAATACTCCAGTTTTAATGCATGGCGGACCTTTTGCAAATATTGCACATGGATGTAATAGCATAAGAGCCACAACTTTAGCAATGAAGCTTTGTGATATAACTGTAACAGAAGCTGGATTTGGGGCAGATTTAGGTGCCGAAAAATTTATGGACATTAAATGTCGTCAAGCAAATATTGCCCCTGATGCCGTTGTATTAGTAACTACAATTAGAGCACTAAAATATAATGGCGGAGTCAAAAAAGATTTAACCACAGAAAATTTAAATGCTCTTCACAAGGGTAGCGAAAACCTAAAGCGTCATATTCACAACCTTAAACAATTTGGAGTTCCTGTGATTGTAACATTGAATGCATTTGTAACTGATACTGCCGCAGAAATAGACGCAGTAGAAGAAATTTGTAAAATGCTAAATACTAAATTTTGCGTTTCTAAAGTATGGGAACTTGGTGGAGAAGGCGGGTTGGATCTTGCCAACGCAGTTGTTGATGTATTAGAAAACGAACCAGCAGATTTTAGATTTTTATATGATGATTCAACATCTATTATCGATAAAATCACCAAAATAGCAACGAACATATATGGGGCATCAGCAATCAAAATAGATTCTTCTGCCAAAAAAGAGATTGCGAAGATTGAGGAATTAGGCTTTTCCCATTTACCAGTGTGTATAGCAAAAAATCAGTATTCCTTTTCAGATAATGCAAAATCTTTGGGAGCGCCAACAGAATTTATAACTACAGTAAAAGAGATTCGTTTATCTGCAGGAGCAGGATTTGTTGTTGCACTTACAGGTAACGTAATGACAATGCCTGGATTACCAAAAATTCCATCTGCTGAAAAAATCGATATTGATAAAAATGGTGTAGTAACGGGGTTATTTTAA
- a CDS encoding D-alanyl-D-alanine carboxypeptidase family protein yields MRRILSLLVVVTLLMTPVIAAESNIGESESDSSGFNSRSNVLMEMTSGTVLKEKNKDASIPIASVTKIMTLLLCYDAIRDGRINWQDQVTVSEHAASMGGSQVFMEVGEQQTVKDMIKCISIASANDAAVAMAEHIAGSETGFVDLMNKKATELGMKDTVFKNACGLNIEGHVSSAYDVALMSRALMLEYPEVSVTSTTWMDTIVHKTRKGESEFGLTNTNKMLKWYSGITGLKTGYTPEAKHCVSATAERNDLKLIAVVLGGEDSKLRFREAGELLDYGFSNFEIKKGPQVGDVVAQVSIKKGVKENVNVTVKDSLATVVNKNEKVTDYEYQIEPNEEIVAPISQGQELGSVVYLLNGVEIGKGTLVSLENIEKAGIISRIKNLVSKKEEVTEESKEIIEKTAEKN; encoded by the coding sequence ATGAGACGTATATTAAGTTTATTGGTCGTCGTGACCTTGCTGATGACGCCCGTAATAGCTGCAGAATCAAACATAGGAGAATCTGAGTCTGACAGTTCCGGTTTTAACTCACGAAGCAATGTACTAATGGAAATGACTAGTGGTACTGTACTAAAAGAGAAAAACAAAGATGCTTCTATTCCGATAGCCAGTGTTACAAAAATCATGACCTTGCTTCTTTGTTATGATGCAATTCGCGACGGAAGAATTAACTGGCAAGATCAAGTTACTGTTTCTGAGCATGCCGCAAGCATGGGTGGCTCACAAGTATTTATGGAAGTGGGAGAGCAACAAACTGTAAAAGATATGATTAAATGTATATCAATAGCATCTGCTAACGATGCAGCAGTAGCAATGGCTGAACATATTGCAGGAAGCGAAACAGGCTTTGTAGATTTAATGAATAAAAAAGCTACTGAACTTGGAATGAAGGACACAGTCTTTAAAAATGCTTGTGGACTAAACATAGAAGGGCATGTATCAAGTGCATATGACGTTGCACTAATGAGTAGGGCATTGATGTTAGAATATCCAGAAGTTAGTGTAACAAGTACCACCTGGATGGATACAATAGTCCATAAAACCAGAAAAGGCGAAAGTGAATTTGGATTAACCAATACCAATAAAATGTTGAAATGGTATAGTGGAATCACAGGATTGAAAACTGGATATACACCAGAGGCAAAACATTGCGTATCGGCAACAGCCGAACGAAATGATCTAAAATTAATAGCAGTTGTATTAGGCGGTGAAGATAGCAAACTGCGCTTTAGAGAGGCCGGAGAACTATTAGATTATGGATTTTCAAATTTTGAAATAAAAAAAGGACCACAAGTAGGAGATGTTGTTGCACAAGTTTCGATCAAAAAAGGCGTAAAAGAAAATGTAAACGTTACAGTAAAAGATTCATTAGCGACCGTAGTAAATAAAAATGAAAAAGTCACAGATTATGAATATCAAATAGAACCTAACGAAGAAATAGTTGCACCTATATCACAAGGGCAAGAACTAGGATCCGTAGTATATCTCCTAAATGGGGTAGAAATAGGTAAGGGTACACTAGTTTCACTCGAAAATATAGAAAAAGCCGGTATTATTAGTCGAATAAAAAATTTGGTTTCAAAAAAAGAAGAAGTAACAGAAGAAAGTAAAGAGATCATAGAAAAAACTGCAGAAAAAAATTAG
- the ilvN gene encoding acetolactate synthase small subunit translates to MKKMILSVIAHNNLGVIARVSGLFTRRGFSLTSLAGEDTHEPTISRLTLSIEEEEKSLLQIQRQLEKLVDIKEVEILEPDIDVARDLALIKVKLSPDFNKIIKNITKSYDFRVVDVNSEAIMFQVCSTKEVIDNFIEVVRPYGILESARTGVIALASVNR, encoded by the coding sequence ATGAAAAAAATGATTTTATCAGTAATAGCACATAACAATCTCGGTGTAATTGCTAGAGTATCAGGGCTTTTTACGAGACGTGGGTTTAGTCTAACTAGCCTAGCAGGTGAAGATACACATGAACCAACCATTTCAAGACTTACACTTTCTATCGAAGAAGAAGAAAAATCACTTTTGCAAATTCAAAGGCAACTCGAAAAACTTGTAGATATCAAAGAAGTCGAAATTTTAGAACCAGATATAGACGTTGCTCGAGATCTTGCGTTGATTAAGGTAAAACTTTCTCCAGATTTTAATAAAATTATTAAAAATATCACAAAATCATATGATTTTAGGGTAGTTGATGTAAATAGTGAAGCAATTATGTTTCAGGTGTGTAGCACAAAAGAAGTTATTGACAATTTTATTGAAGTTGTTCGCCCATATGGCATTTTAGAAAGCGCTAGAACTGGTGTTATTGCTTTAGCTAGCGTAAATAGGTAA
- the mnmH gene encoding tRNA 2-selenouridine(34) synthase MnmH: MARKTKRKKSENMQTTKNFKNIVINNTPLIDVRAEVEFNKGAFLNAVNIPIMDNLERHVIGIEYKQHGNDSAVELGHELVSGQLRETRICKWVDFINNNPTAIIYCFRGGQRSKIAQSWIEKRLGRQIERLEGGYKAFRHYLMENLQPQYAPQHIMILGGYTGTGKTKLLAEFSATVDLEKLANHRGSSFGRHIDPQPSQINFENNLAYAMIQNKYKNYKYMLLEDEGRHIGTNFIPTDLAAHFANGKLIILQEDIETRVNITHSEYVIEAQKEYCDALDPDIGLYEWAKYIMSSIDRLKKRLGGLATQNLINSFNAAFSKQLIFGQTDMHKDWIKMLLIDYYDPMYKYQLKNTSKKIIFMGNTNEVRNFLKGEL; the protein is encoded by the coding sequence ATGGCAAGGAAAACAAAACGAAAAAAGAGTGAAAATATGCAAACGACAAAGAATTTTAAAAATATAGTTATAAATAATACACCATTAATTGATGTTAGAGCAGAAGTCGAATTTAACAAAGGTGCATTTTTAAATGCTGTTAATATACCTATTATGGATAATTTAGAACGTCATGTAATAGGTATAGAATACAAACAACATGGTAATGATAGTGCAGTAGAATTAGGTCATGAGTTAGTTTCTGGACAATTACGAGAAACCCGAATTTGTAAATGGGTTGATTTTATAAACAACAATCCTACTGCGATTATATATTGTTTTCGTGGAGGGCAACGCTCCAAAATTGCACAGTCATGGATCGAAAAACGACTAGGTCGTCAGATAGAACGATTAGAAGGTGGTTATAAAGCTTTTCGACATTATCTAATGGAAAATCTTCAACCACAGTATGCTCCACAACATATTATGATTTTGGGTGGATACACAGGAACCGGCAAAACTAAGTTGCTAGCAGAGTTTTCAGCAACTGTCGATTTAGAAAAACTAGCCAATCATCGAGGGTCATCATTTGGTAGACATATTGACCCTCAGCCATCTCAAATCAATTTTGAAAATAATTTGGCATATGCTATGATACAAAACAAATATAAAAATTATAAATATATGTTACTTGAAGATGAAGGTCGACACATTGGAACTAACTTTATCCCAACTGATCTTGCAGCACATTTTGCTAATGGTAAATTAATTATATTACAAGAAGATATAGAAACTAGAGTGAATATAACACATTCAGAATATGTTATAGAAGCACAAAAAGAATATTGCGATGCCTTAGATCCAGATATAGGTTTATACGAATGGGCTAAATATATTATGAGCAGTATCGACAGATTAAAAAAACGACTCGGAGGTCTTGCAACTCAGAATCTGATCAACAGCTTTAATGCTGCTTTTAGCAAACAATTAATATTTGGTCAAACTGATATGCATAAAGATTGGATCAAGATGCTATTAATAGATTATTATGATCCTATGTATAAGTATCAACTGAAAAATACTTCTAAAAAAATTATCTTTATGGGAAACACTAATGAAGTACGAAATTTTTTAAAAGGAGAGTTATAA